The sequence TTAAATTCTACAATTTTCTCATCCTAGATATgtgttttctattttgattttctCTTCTAAGTTTGTTTAATTTTTCTTACCCCAATTAAAATTTTacgtttgttgttgttgttgcagtGAAGTGTTTGAACTCTTTGATCAATTGTACTTGCTCTCTGGTGGCAAAACTGTTTACTTTGGCCAAGCTTCTGAGGCATACGAGGTACCAATCTACCAATAATAATACTATTTCTAAATTCTTAAAATTATTCATTTGTATGTGATTGATTGTGAGCATTATTATGCTGCATGGTTTCAACAGTTCTTTGCACAAGCTAGTTTTCCATTCCCTGCTTTGAGGAATCCATCAGATCATTTCCTTAGATGCATCAACTCTGACTTTGACAAAGTTAAATCAACTCTTAAGGGGTCCATGAAACTCAGGGTACTATTATTCTACTCATCTTTATGCATGTCATAATCTTGACTATTGCAACATTTTAGTTTCATTCTTTTTAAGATTGTGGTTCTGATCAGTCCATATTTATGACCATTATGAGTTTATATAACTATATGTTCCTTAACTaaaatgttttaattttgttATATCAGTTTGAGGAAAGTGATGATCCCTTGGATAAGATCACTACTGCTGAAGCTATTGGGACTCTTATTGATTACTACCGCATTTCTCAGCATTCTTATGCTGCAATACAGAAAGTGGATGAGATATCCAAAGTTGTAAGTACAGAAAGTACGtaaattttgttttttaaaataggACCCAAACACAGCCTTATTGCTATTGTTATCAACTGCACCAAACTTAGCACTATGCAAATGAgtaatctctttttttttcttcataattttctgcagaaaGGAACACTGCTTGATACAGGAGGAAGCCAACCGAGCTTCTTAATGAAGTCTTACACGTCAACAAAGCTCTCCTTCGTTAACATGTCTAGGGACTTTGGTTACTATTGGCTTTGTCCTGCACTTCTTGTGATTTATCAGAGTCACAGACCACTAAACTTGGAAATATATATTATacatttatatttctttaaaataataaataacaggTCATTAAGATTAGGTAGGTCATTGTTTCAACAAATGTTTCTAGGTATCAAAATCAAAACTATAAATATTGATGCATGAGTTTATCTTTTCACTCACTTCTAACACTACTCCTTTTTCATAGTCTATTTTTTCACTCACTTCTAACACTAATCCTTCTTTGTAAATCTCTTATTCTTGCTTCTAACATAAAAGGATTGAAACCATATGGTattcttatttttaaaaaaaattctcataTTTTTTATACATTAATATAATGTTTNNNNNNNNNNNNNNNNNNNNNNNNNNNNNNNNNNNNNNNNNNNNNNNNNNNNNNNNNNNNNNNNNNNNNNNNNNNNNNNNNNNNNNNNNNNNNNNNNNNNNNNNNNNNNNNNNNNNNNNNNNNNNNNNNNNNNNNNNNNNNNNNNNNNNNNNNNNNNNNNNNNNNNNNNNNNNNNNNNNNNNNNNNNNNNNNNNNNNNNNNNNNNNNNNNNNNNNNNNNNNNNNNNNNNNNNNNNNNNNNNNNNNNNNNNNNNNNNNNNNNNNNNNNNNNNNNNNNNNNNNNNNNNNNNNNNNNNNNNNNNNNNNNNNNNNNNNNNNNNNNNNNNNNNNNNNNNNNNNNNNNNNNNNNNNNNNNNNNNNNNNNNNNNNNNNNNNNNNNNNNNNNNNNNNNNNNNNNNNNNNNNNNNNNNNNNNNNNNNNNNNNNNNNNNNNNNNNNNNNNNNNNNNNNNNNNNNNNNNNNNNNNNNNNNNNNNNNNNNNNNNNNNNNNNNNNNNNNNNNNNNNNNNNNNNNNNNNNNNNNNNNNNNNNNNNNNNNNNNNNNNNNNNNNNNNNNNNNNNNNNNNNNNNNNNNNNNNNNNNNNNNNNNNNNNNNNNNNNNNNNNNNNNNNNNNNNNNNNNNNNNNNNNNNNNNNNNNNNNNNNNNNNNNNNNNNNNNNNNNNNNNNNNNNNNNNNNNNNNNNNNNNNNNNNNNNNNNNtttaaataaaatataattaacaaaatacatCATTTATATGAACTAATAGTTTAAGTAATCAATAGAAAAAACATTATCTTAACATATAAAAAATATGAgaattgttttcaaaaataaaaatactatatGGCTTCAATCCTTCCATGTTAGAAGTAAGAATAAGAGATTTATGAGGAAGGAGTAGTATTAAAAGTGAGTGAAAAGATAGACTACAAAAAAAAAGTAGGGTTAGAAGTGAGTGAAAAGATAGACTCATGCATCAATATTTATAGCTTACTTTTTATACCTAAAAACATTTTTTTGAAACAATGATCTACCTAATCTTAATGAG is a genomic window of Arachis ipaensis cultivar K30076 chromosome B06, Araip1.1, whole genome shotgun sequence containing:
- the LOC110264176 gene encoding ABC transporter G family member 11-like, coding for MLYGSTVVLDLSEVFELFDQLYLLSGGKTVYFGQASEAYEFFAQASFPFPALRNPSDHFLRCINSDFDKVKSTLKGSMKLRFEESDDPLDKITTAEAIGTLIDYYRISQHSYAAIQKVDEISKVKGTLLDTGGSQPSFLMKSYTSTKLSFVNMSRDFGYYWLCPALLVIYQSHRPLNLEIYIIHLYFFKIINNRSLRLGRSLFQQMFLGIKIKTINIDA